The Corynebacterium vitaeruminis DSM 20294 genome window below encodes:
- a CDS encoding ankyrin repeat domain-containing protein: MATPDDVAQLASKLFDLARSSDGTELAAYIDQGVNVDLMNQDGNTFLMLAAYSGNVAALDVLIARGADVNRLNDRGQSPLAGAIFKKEPEVVDKLIAAGADPDAGHPTAIECARMFGQEELAARLEALRGR; encoded by the coding sequence ATGGCAACACCCGACGACGTAGCTCAGCTGGCCAGCAAGCTCTTCGACCTCGCCCGCTCGAGCGACGGGACGGAGCTGGCCGCCTACATCGACCAGGGCGTCAACGTCGACCTCATGAACCAGGACGGCAACACCTTCCTCATGCTCGCCGCGTACTCGGGCAATGTCGCGGCCCTCGACGTGCTCATCGCCCGGGGCGCCGACGTCAATCGCCTCAACGATCGCGGTCAGTCGCCGCTTGCCGGCGCGATTTTCAAGAAGGAACCGGAGGTCGTCGACAAGCTGATTGCGGCGGGCGCCGACCCCGACGCCGGGCACCCGACCGCCATCGAGTGCGCGCGCATGTTCGGCCAGGAGGAGCTCGCCGCGCGACTGGAGGCGCTTCGTGGGCGTTAG
- the rpsT gene encoding 30S ribosomal protein S20, which translates to MANIKSQKKRILTNEKARLRNQAVRSAVRTEIRKFRAAVAAGDKAAAEAQLRVASRALDKSVSKGVFHRNNAANKKSNMARALNKLA; encoded by the coding sequence ATGGCAAACATCAAGTCCCAGAAGAAGCGCATTCTGACCAACGAGAAGGCTCGTCTGCGCAACCAGGCCGTCCGCTCCGCAGTCCGCACCGAGATCCGCAAGTTCCGTGCTGCCGTTGCTGCTGGCGACAAGGCCGCTGCTGAGGCTCAGCTCCGCGTTGCTTCCCGCGCGCTGGACAAGTCCGTTTCCAAGGGCGTGTTCCACCGCAACAACGCTGCTAACAAGAAGTCCAACATGGCCCGCGCGCTGAACAAGCTCGCTTAA
- a CDS encoding LysE family translocator gives MGVSQLLALMGINLLGMMTPGPDIFLVTRLATRSRRHALAAVFGIATGLFVWVSLTVMGAAALLTAYPALLGAIQVAGGGWIFYMGVRMLQAARAQWGQPVAGADAVDVLGTPATCYRHGLATNLSNPKVVIYLSAIIAPMLPASPSVLTGVEVVAAMVASNIFGFGLLSLSISTERLRSRFLAMSQWIDLAAGVFFLVAGTLLVLSGVREFV, from the coding sequence GTGGGCGTTAGCCAGCTGCTGGCGCTCATGGGGATCAACCTGCTGGGGATGATGACCCCGGGCCCGGACATCTTCCTCGTGACGAGGCTTGCGACCCGCTCGCGGCGGCACGCGCTCGCCGCCGTGTTCGGCATCGCGACGGGGCTGTTCGTGTGGGTAAGTCTCACGGTGATGGGCGCGGCTGCCCTGCTCACGGCCTACCCGGCGCTGCTCGGCGCCATCCAGGTCGCAGGCGGCGGGTGGATCTTCTACATGGGCGTGCGGATGCTGCAGGCGGCGCGGGCGCAGTGGGGCCAGCCGGTCGCGGGCGCGGATGCGGTCGACGTGCTCGGCACGCCCGCCACCTGCTACCGGCACGGGCTGGCCACCAACCTGTCGAACCCCAAGGTCGTCATCTACCTGTCGGCGATCATCGCGCCGATGCTGCCGGCCTCGCCGAGCGTGCTCACCGGGGTGGAGGTCGTCGCCGCGATGGTGGCCTCCAACATCTTCGGCTTCGGGCTGTTGTCGCTGTCGATCAGCACGGAGCGACTGCGCTCGCGCTTCCTCGCGATGTCGCAGTGGATCGACCTGGCCGCGGGTGTGTTCTTCCTCGTGGCGGGCACGCTCCTTGTCCTAAGCGGCGTGCGGGAGTTTGTGTAG
- a CDS encoding type II toxin-antitoxin system PemK/MazF family toxin gives MGSTQRERINLRGKIAKLVTDRINKHKNPLDDGLAHLNDRLGLKEAHHLVRTRLDSPECHVAPSADCARSIFYAPDMDGQVDPGEVVWFWAPPMNAESTPMERALVVIGRHGSDVLGLITSPNPVHKKEDSWLDIGAGPWDETGRQSWVRLDKVIKLPETSIRRQGAVIPQSRFERIANRLRADYGWA, from the coding sequence ATGGGCAGCACACAACGCGAGCGGATCAACCTGCGCGGGAAGATCGCCAAGCTCGTCACCGACCGGATTAACAAACACAAAAACCCGCTGGACGACGGACTCGCCCACTTGAACGACCGCCTCGGTCTCAAGGAGGCCCACCACCTCGTGCGCACGCGCCTGGATAGCCCCGAGTGCCACGTCGCCCCCTCGGCGGACTGCGCGCGCAGCATCTTCTACGCCCCCGACATGGACGGCCAGGTCGACCCCGGCGAGGTCGTGTGGTTCTGGGCGCCGCCGATGAACGCCGAGTCCACCCCCATGGAGCGCGCGCTCGTGGTCATCGGCCGCCACGGTTCCGACGTCCTGGGGCTCATCACCTCCCCCAACCCCGTGCACAAGAAGGAAGACTCCTGGCTCGACATCGGCGCCGGCCCCTGGGACGAGACAGGCCGCCAGTCCTGGGTGCGGTTGGACAAGGTCATCAAGCTGCCCGAGACCTCCATCCGCCGCCAGGGCGCGGTCATCCCCCAGTCCCGCTTCGAGCGCATCGCCAACCGCCTGCGCGCCGACTACGGCTGGGCCTAG
- a CDS encoding phospholipase C has product MSSHSPSRKGLSLCAAAATCAASMLAGAGAASAEDSTATPIKHVVVIYSENISFDHYFATYPNAANTAGETMQGSNAPAPSFTAKADTPKVNNLETANLLGDANPNSVKPFRLTPGQAATTDQNHEYSAEQEAANNGAMDKFPETVSTDVDKSSNGYFAAPGLTMGYYDGNTVTGMWNYSQNFSMNDNSFSTIFGPSTPGALNLVAGTVANATMHDPATGEQATIEPGKSSALAGVPADGKTATVVGDPDPLYDDCSNASSASTNKVAALSDKNIGDQMNENGVTWGWFQGGFRPTEQATDSSRARCGSAHKTLTGQTQADYNPHHEPFQYYASTANPHHLAPSSDSMIGQTDQANHQYDLSDFDTALKNGNLPAVSFLKAANYQDGHAGYSNPYDEQAFMTHYINELQNSKEWDSTAVIIAYDDSDGWYDHQAPKILNGSNDTTIDEETGSPVDAEICTSAAQSVGVAGGSNGQCGPGTRQPLLVISPYSKVNYVDSTYTEQTSITKFIQDNWNLGRLGGNSFDDRAGVLNNMFDFAAGATAPKVFLNETDGTVASSYEEVKKVDDSSRATTGLKSVADGMNDPTVTEQGTSPQVMLSASSQAETSGSSSKGLWAGVGIGVVVVLGVIAWLASRRKSSSAK; this is encoded by the coding sequence ATGTCCTCCCATTCCCCCTCCCGTAAGGGACTCTCGCTGTGCGCGGCGGCCGCCACCTGCGCGGCGTCGATGCTCGCCGGAGCCGGTGCTGCCTCGGCCGAGGATTCCACCGCAACACCTATCAAGCACGTGGTCGTCATCTACTCGGAGAACATCTCCTTCGACCACTACTTCGCCACCTACCCCAACGCGGCCAACACTGCGGGAGAGACCATGCAGGGAAGCAACGCCCCCGCGCCGAGTTTCACCGCGAAGGCCGACACCCCGAAGGTGAATAACCTGGAAACCGCCAACCTGCTCGGAGACGCGAACCCGAACTCGGTCAAGCCCTTCCGCCTCACCCCGGGCCAGGCCGCCACCACGGACCAGAACCACGAGTACTCCGCCGAGCAGGAGGCCGCCAACAACGGCGCGATGGACAAGTTCCCCGAGACCGTGTCCACCGACGTGGACAAGTCTTCCAACGGCTACTTTGCGGCACCGGGGCTGACGATGGGCTACTACGACGGAAACACCGTGACGGGGATGTGGAACTACTCGCAGAACTTCTCGATGAACGACAACAGCTTCTCGACGATCTTCGGGCCATCCACCCCCGGCGCGCTCAACCTCGTCGCCGGAACCGTCGCCAACGCCACCATGCACGATCCGGCCACCGGCGAGCAAGCGACTATTGAGCCGGGGAAGTCATCCGCCCTCGCGGGGGTGCCTGCCGACGGGAAGACCGCCACCGTGGTCGGTGACCCCGATCCGCTCTACGACGACTGCTCCAACGCTTCGTCCGCGTCCACCAACAAGGTGGCGGCGCTGAGCGACAAGAACATCGGCGACCAGATGAACGAAAACGGTGTGACCTGGGGATGGTTCCAGGGCGGATTCCGACCGACGGAGCAGGCCACCGACTCCTCCCGCGCGCGCTGCGGCTCGGCGCACAAGACGCTCACCGGGCAGACCCAGGCCGATTACAACCCGCACCACGAGCCGTTCCAGTATTACGCTTCTACAGCCAACCCGCACCATCTCGCGCCGAGCAGCGACTCTATGATCGGCCAGACGGATCAGGCGAACCACCAGTACGACCTCTCGGACTTCGATACCGCCCTGAAGAATGGAAACCTCCCCGCGGTGAGCTTCCTCAAGGCTGCCAATTACCAGGACGGCCACGCCGGCTATTCGAACCCCTATGACGAGCAGGCCTTCATGACCCACTACATCAACGAGCTTCAGAACTCGAAGGAGTGGGACTCCACCGCCGTTATCATCGCCTACGACGACTCCGACGGATGGTACGACCACCAAGCGCCGAAGATCCTCAACGGATCCAACGACACCACGATCGATGAGGAGACCGGCTCGCCGGTCGACGCGGAAATCTGCACCTCGGCGGCGCAGAGCGTGGGGGTCGCGGGCGGCTCAAACGGCCAGTGCGGCCCGGGCACCCGCCAGCCGCTCCTGGTGATCTCGCCGTACTCCAAGGTCAACTACGTCGACAGCACCTACACGGAGCAGACCTCCATCACCAAGTTCATCCAGGACAACTGGAACCTGGGCCGCCTCGGCGGCAACTCCTTCGACGACCGCGCCGGGGTCCTCAACAACATGTTCGATTTCGCGGCGGGCGCTACCGCACCGAAGGTGTTCCTCAACGAGACCGACGGAACGGTTGCTTCCTCCTACGAGGAAGTCAAGAAGGTCGATGATTCCTCCCGCGCGACGACGGGACTAAAGAGCGTCGCCGACGGCATGAACGACCCCACCGTGACGGAACAGGGGACCTCCCCGCAGGTCATGCTCAGCGCGAGCAGCCAGGCTGAAACCTCCGGCTCCTCCAGCAAGGGTCTGTGGGCAGGCGTCGGCATCGGCGTCGTGGTGGTTCTCGGGGTCATCGCGTGGTTGGCAAGCCGGAGGAAGAGCAGCTCCGCCAAGTAG
- a CDS encoding EfeM/EfeO family lipoprotein → MHRLLPLLAAFALVLSGCASAPQEAGSESGTTDDGEVVAVRDTYSCPTPADVTGSQARWTVANTSGTVVAVYVADDQGNAYQVIERVGSSARRAWSPKLQDGSFHLVCVFRNTSSIAGGTFQVSGSSVADAPTIKPVTESEVASASVAHAAKQRQVMPRWVTLDDALLSAVRSGDRVQARQAWLAAYGAYRAFDDSNGSWPGTFLADFGSTVPGQDAPEVEGYHRVEWGLWNDEPMTEIATHAETLNAGVHEIADTLESGSFALPSADYGLRTHEVIEELERFDLQDLRDFGSHSLPTAIIADVDSEQQMLDETDPVVSARGLDTAAIRAQMDLVRATARDMDSTYGGRVAFAQWDQVDREKVSSQIAELNQELAVVATMTVIRRM, encoded by the coding sequence ATGCACCGCCTTCTTCCCCTCCTCGCAGCCTTCGCCCTCGTGCTCAGTGGTTGTGCGTCGGCGCCGCAGGAGGCAGGATCGGAAAGCGGCACCACAGACGACGGCGAGGTCGTCGCCGTTCGCGACACCTATTCCTGCCCCACGCCCGCTGACGTCACCGGATCGCAGGCGCGGTGGACCGTCGCCAACACCAGCGGCACGGTGGTCGCGGTCTACGTCGCCGACGACCAAGGCAACGCCTACCAGGTCATCGAGCGGGTCGGCTCCTCCGCCCGGCGGGCGTGGTCGCCGAAGCTGCAGGACGGGTCCTTCCACCTCGTGTGCGTGTTCCGCAACACCTCCTCGATCGCCGGAGGGACCTTCCAGGTCAGCGGCTCGAGCGTCGCCGATGCCCCTACGATCAAGCCGGTCACCGAATCTGAGGTGGCAAGCGCCTCCGTCGCGCACGCGGCCAAACAAAGGCAGGTGATGCCGCGGTGGGTAACGCTTGACGACGCCCTGCTCTCCGCTGTGCGCAGCGGTGATCGCGTGCAGGCACGGCAGGCATGGCTTGCTGCCTACGGCGCGTACCGCGCCTTCGACGACTCAAATGGTTCGTGGCCAGGCACCTTCCTGGCCGACTTCGGTAGCACGGTTCCGGGGCAGGACGCGCCCGAAGTCGAGGGATACCACCGCGTCGAGTGGGGGCTGTGGAACGACGAGCCGATGACCGAGATCGCCACGCACGCCGAAACCCTCAACGCGGGGGTGCACGAAATTGCGGACACGTTAGAAAGCGGCAGCTTCGCGCTGCCCTCGGCCGACTACGGCTTGCGCACCCACGAGGTTATCGAGGAGCTCGAGCGCTTCGACCTGCAGGACCTGCGGGACTTCGGCTCTCATAGCCTTCCGACCGCGATCATTGCGGACGTTGATTCGGAACAACAGATGCTGGACGAGACCGACCCGGTGGTCTCCGCGCGTGGGCTCGACACCGCCGCCATCCGTGCGCAAATGGACCTCGTTCGCGCAACCGCACGAGACATGGACTCGACCTACGGCGGGAGGGTTGCGTTTGCGCAGTGGGACCAAGTCGACCGAGAAAAGGTATCGAGCCAGATCGCCGAGCTCAACCAAGAGCTAGCCGTGGTGGCGACGATGACGGTTATCAGGAGAATGTAA
- a CDS encoding ComEC/Rec2 family competence protein, whose amino-acid sequence MKDLRLLPAALAVWAATLAVVWGRGWQWGALTCAVAAVVLFRARGQAVLVAVLGALATAVAQRRIALADAIRWPDRILARAAGPPTKTGSGWVLRTRVEGSPGTLPVFSRDDGLAGVRVGDQVVVSGGVVEADAPSVVGKLYVANHVDAHRVAAGWAGWVGELKAEFTDKAAELLGQPGAGLLPAMVMGDTSGQSAQDKEAYLATGLAHLSAVSGGNVAIVTTAAVVVLAALGAGPRVRLAGAGLALVGFVAVVGFEPSILRASATGAISLVAMASSTKAPPIHALCLAVIGLVLYDSDLAASFGFALSVAATAGIVALTPFFHRGLAELSWPDVLTKAVAVAIAAEVSTMPLVALVAGKVSVVGVAANVLVAPVVAPITVIGLVGLVLTALPGGLEQIAIGLSSPLVGFVGLVARWGARLPQASVPVPHDAVGVGFVVLLSCWVVALLVDARPRLAAAIAGLALVFAVA is encoded by the coding sequence GTGAAGGACCTGCGCCTGCTTCCCGCAGCGCTTGCGGTGTGGGCGGCGACGCTGGCGGTGGTGTGGGGCAGGGGCTGGCAGTGGGGCGCGCTGACCTGCGCCGTCGCCGCGGTCGTTCTCTTCCGCGCCCGCGGGCAGGCCGTCCTCGTGGCGGTTCTCGGCGCGCTCGCGACGGCGGTGGCGCAGCGTCGCATCGCGCTTGCCGACGCCATCCGGTGGCCCGACCGGATCCTCGCCCGCGCGGCGGGCCCACCAACGAAGACCGGCTCCGGGTGGGTGCTGCGGACCCGCGTCGAGGGGAGCCCGGGGACGCTGCCGGTGTTCTCCCGCGACGACGGCCTGGCGGGCGTGCGGGTGGGCGACCAGGTCGTGGTCTCGGGCGGGGTAGTAGAGGCCGACGCGCCTTCGGTCGTCGGCAAGCTCTATGTCGCGAACCACGTCGACGCGCACCGCGTGGCCGCGGGTTGGGCAGGCTGGGTGGGGGAGCTGAAGGCGGAGTTTACGGACAAAGCGGCGGAGCTGCTCGGGCAGCCGGGCGCGGGGCTCTTGCCGGCGATGGTGATGGGGGATACCAGCGGTCAGTCGGCGCAGGACAAGGAGGCCTACCTCGCGACGGGGCTGGCACACTTGAGCGCGGTGTCGGGCGGCAACGTCGCCATCGTCACCACGGCCGCGGTGGTAGTGCTCGCAGCCCTGGGCGCGGGGCCGCGGGTGCGGCTTGCCGGTGCGGGTCTGGCGCTTGTCGGCTTCGTTGCGGTCGTGGGGTTCGAGCCGTCTATCCTGCGGGCGTCGGCGACCGGCGCGATCAGCCTCGTCGCCATGGCCTCGTCGACGAAGGCCCCACCGATCCACGCGCTGTGCCTCGCGGTCATCGGGCTCGTGCTCTACGACAGCGACCTGGCCGCAAGCTTCGGCTTCGCGCTGTCGGTGGCGGCCACGGCGGGGATCGTCGCGCTGACCCCGTTTTTTCACCGCGGGCTCGCCGAGCTTTCCTGGCCGGACGTACTGACCAAGGCGGTGGCCGTTGCGATCGCCGCGGAGGTATCCACCATGCCGCTGGTCGCGCTGGTGGCGGGCAAGGTCTCCGTCGTGGGTGTTGCGGCGAACGTGCTGGTGGCGCCCGTCGTCGCCCCGATCACGGTCATTGGCCTCGTGGGGCTGGTGCTCACGGCCCTGCCCGGCGGCCTCGAACAGATCGCCATCGGGCTTTCCAGCCCGCTCGTCGGCTTCGTCGGCCTCGTCGCGCGCTGGGGTGCGCGCCTGCCCCAGGCGAGCGTCCCCGTTCCCCACGACGCCGTCGGCGTGGGGTTCGTGGTCTTGCTTAGCTGTTGGGTGGTTGCGTTGCTTGTCGACGCCCGCCCCAGGCTGGCCGCCGCCATCGCGGGGCTGGCGCTTGTTTTCGCCGTGGCCTAG
- a CDS encoding MOSC domain-containing protein encodes MNAIILSTNLGRPQLDPGGSQRQSGIDKRPVDSLEVFAPGPNYGDGSGVVGDTVGDVKHHGGAQKAVYAFSREQLDYWQDRLGRELAPGSFGENLTTEGIDLAALLINQRVRVGTAELEVSTSRQPCRTFGAWMREAGWLKAFIGHGHCGAYFRVAKPGVIRAGDPIELVGRPDHDVDMFTLFAANTGDKQAARRVVEARCMPEMYRGRFEAMLP; translated from the coding sequence ATGAACGCGATCATCCTGTCCACGAACCTCGGCCGCCCGCAGCTCGACCCGGGTGGTTCGCAGCGCCAAAGCGGCATCGATAAGCGCCCGGTCGACTCGCTGGAGGTGTTCGCTCCGGGCCCCAACTACGGCGATGGCTCAGGGGTGGTGGGCGATACCGTCGGCGATGTAAAGCACCACGGCGGCGCCCAGAAGGCCGTGTACGCGTTCTCCCGCGAGCAGCTCGACTACTGGCAAGACCGTCTGGGCCGCGAGCTCGCGCCCGGCAGCTTCGGAGAGAACCTCACCACCGAGGGGATCGACCTAGCGGCGCTGCTCATCAACCAGCGAGTGCGGGTGGGCACCGCCGAGCTGGAGGTGTCCACCTCGCGCCAGCCGTGCCGCACGTTCGGCGCGTGGATGCGCGAGGCCGGGTGGCTGAAGGCCTTCATCGGGCACGGCCACTGCGGCGCGTACTTCCGCGTCGCCAAGCCCGGGGTCATCCGCGCGGGCGATCCGATCGAGCTCGTCGGCCGCCCCGACCACGACGTCGACATGTTCACCCTCTTCGCCGCCAACACCGGCGACAAGCAGGCCGCGCGACGGGTGGTGGAGGCACGCTGCATGCCCGAGATGTATCGGGGGCGGTTCGAGGCCATGCTGCCTTAG
- the holA gene encoding DNA polymerase III subunit delta yields the protein MSSPLAQTHLILGEEEFLAERARLGLVDAIRQQSPEGENLVVSTLRAGEVTGPELIDLLSPSLFGEDRIVVFNHAEDAGKEPIDLVVNAAKDPGPGIYMIIVHKGGGRTKAVVDKLKKLCQVHEVPKMRPSERPQWVMAEFKRNGVRPTPDVVNALLEGVGSDLRELASAVAQLVADTGGNVTAEDVRRYYVGVAEVSGFDIADLACSGQLQRAVASTRRALQLGISPVALSAALSMKVSAIARLYSSRGRINAQALAGPLGMPPFAVEKAAKVARRWNGDAVSRAVILMADLDAAVKGQTGGDDKFAIEDAVRRVAELAR from the coding sequence ATGAGTTCACCGCTAGCGCAGACGCACCTGATCCTCGGCGAGGAGGAGTTCCTCGCCGAACGCGCGCGCCTCGGCCTTGTCGACGCCATCCGGCAGCAGTCCCCCGAGGGCGAGAACCTCGTGGTAAGCACCCTGCGCGCGGGCGAGGTCACGGGCCCTGAGCTCATCGACCTGCTCTCGCCCTCGCTGTTCGGCGAGGACCGCATCGTGGTGTTCAACCACGCCGAGGACGCGGGCAAGGAACCGATCGACCTGGTCGTCAACGCAGCCAAGGATCCCGGCCCCGGCATCTACATGATCATCGTCCACAAGGGCGGCGGGCGCACCAAGGCCGTGGTGGACAAGCTCAAGAAGCTCTGCCAGGTCCACGAGGTGCCCAAGATGCGCCCGAGCGAGCGCCCGCAGTGGGTGATGGCCGAGTTCAAGCGCAACGGCGTGCGCCCCACCCCGGACGTCGTCAACGCGCTGCTCGAGGGCGTGGGCTCTGACCTGCGCGAGCTCGCCAGCGCGGTGGCCCAGCTCGTCGCCGACACCGGCGGCAACGTCACCGCCGAGGACGTGCGCCGCTACTACGTCGGCGTGGCCGAGGTCTCGGGCTTCGACATCGCCGACCTCGCCTGCTCCGGGCAGCTCCAACGCGCAGTGGCCTCCACGAGGCGCGCGCTCCAGCTCGGCATCAGCCCGGTCGCGCTGTCGGCGGCGCTGAGCATGAAGGTCTCGGCCATCGCGCGGCTGTATTCCAGCCGCGGCCGCATCAACGCCCAGGCGCTGGCGGGACCGCTCGGCATGCCGCCGTTCGCGGTGGAGAAGGCCGCGAAGGTGGCCAGGCGCTGGAACGGCGACGCCGTCAGCCGTGCCGTCATCCTCATGGCCGACCTCGACGCGGCCGTCAAGGGTCAGACCGGCGGCGACGACAAGTTCGCCATCGAGGACGCGGTACGCCGCGTCGCCGAGCTCGCACGATAG